Proteins co-encoded in one Opitutus terrae PB90-1 genomic window:
- a CDS encoding PP2C family protein-serine/threonine phosphatase, which produces MTLLRSAALSDIGRVRRQNEDRLVNDPEALLFGVADGVGGLPGGAEAAQRTIEQIVSSIRGISGAGVPDLAAIVQHANFQVRAFGLALSPSTGIGSTLTFGLIRHQVLHIAHVGDSRCYGWRPNEFVQLTEDHSVENEARLRRARGEVVYYQDVNRNALTRCMGQPGMPEVDLIERPLRAGDRYLFCTDGVTRLVRQPELGELIGAAEEPEAALREIIALAIRRGGPDNATGVMLFIDEP; this is translated from the coding sequence ATGACGCTTCTCCGCTCCGCCGCGCTTTCCGATATCGGCCGCGTGCGCCGTCAGAACGAAGACCGGCTCGTCAACGATCCGGAAGCGCTGCTGTTCGGCGTGGCCGATGGCGTCGGCGGATTGCCGGGCGGCGCGGAAGCGGCGCAGCGCACAATCGAGCAGATCGTCAGCAGCATTCGCGGGATCTCCGGCGCCGGCGTGCCCGATCTCGCGGCGATCGTGCAGCACGCGAATTTTCAGGTGCGCGCCTTTGGGCTCGCGCTCAGCCCGAGCACCGGCATCGGCTCCACGCTCACGTTTGGCCTGATCCGCCACCAGGTGCTGCACATCGCACACGTCGGCGATTCGCGTTGCTACGGCTGGCGACCAAACGAGTTCGTCCAGCTCACGGAGGATCACTCGGTCGAGAATGAGGCGCGGCTGCGGCGTGCGCGTGGCGAGGTCGTCTATTACCAGGACGTCAATCGCAACGCGCTCACCCGCTGCATGGGGCAGCCCGGCATGCCCGAGGTCGATCTCATCGAACGCCCGCTGCGCGCCGGCGACCGCTATCTTTTTTGCACCGACGGCGTCACCCGACTCGTCCGCCAGCCGGAACTTGGCGAACTCATCGGCGCCGCCGAGGAACCCGAGGCCGCGCTGCGCGAGATCATCGCGCTGGCGATCCGGCGGGGGGGACCCGACAACGCCACGGGCGTGATGCTGTTCATCGACGAGCCCTGA
- a CDS encoding zinc metallopeptidase, producing the protein MTAQLAFVYLPPGLFILLFVAVFVFALYAQIRVSSAYGKNARIGSRGRITGREAAAAVMAHAGINDVEIVETSGHLTDHYDPTNKRLVLSSENYRGTSLAALGVSAHEAGHAIQHNIGYSMLKFRMALVPATQFVSQILPFVILGSFFFVRGLTGIVLDIAIICYAVLSLFQLITLPVEFDASRRAKAQLVELGILDRDEMPGVNETLNAAALTYVAAFVGALLNLLYLLSRRE; encoded by the coding sequence ATGACAGCTCAACTCGCCTTCGTTTATCTGCCGCCGGGATTGTTCATCTTGCTGTTCGTGGCGGTCTTCGTCTTCGCGCTCTACGCGCAGATCCGCGTGTCGAGCGCCTATGGCAAGAATGCGCGGATCGGCTCGCGCGGCCGGATCACCGGTCGCGAGGCGGCCGCGGCCGTCATGGCCCACGCCGGCATCAACGACGTGGAGATCGTCGAGACTTCCGGGCACCTGACCGATCACTACGATCCCACGAACAAGCGCCTCGTGCTTTCGTCCGAGAACTATCGCGGCACCAGCCTGGCCGCGCTTGGCGTATCGGCGCACGAAGCCGGCCACGCGATCCAGCACAACATCGGTTACTCGATGCTGAAGTTCCGGATGGCGCTCGTGCCGGCGACACAGTTCGTGTCGCAGATCCTGCCGTTCGTGATTCTTGGCAGCTTCTTCTTCGTCCGCGGCCTGACCGGCATCGTGCTGGACATTGCGATCATCTGCTACGCGGTGCTCTCGCTGTTCCAGCTCATCACGCTGCCGGTCGAATTCGACGCAAGCCGTCGCGCCAAGGCGCAGCTGGTCGAGCTCGGGATCCTGGATCGCGACGAGATGCCGGGGGTCAACGAGACGCTGAATGCAGCGGCGCTCACCTACGTCGCCGCCTTCGTGGGCGCGCTGTTGAACCTGCTGTATCTGCTGTCACGGCGCGAATAA
- a CDS encoding tetratricopeptide repeat protein, producing the protein MSPRVAQFQALVDRQPDNELFRFSLAQAFVAERQEVAALPHLDRCLARKPDWMVVRILRGKCLLSLGRRAEARAELEAALRLAVEQQHEEPERELRALLADLAD; encoded by the coding sequence ATGTCGCCGCGCGTCGCCCAATTTCAGGCGCTGGTGGATCGCCAGCCCGACAACGAGCTGTTTCGGTTCAGTCTCGCCCAGGCGTTCGTCGCTGAGCGCCAGGAAGTCGCCGCGCTGCCGCATCTCGATCGGTGCCTTGCCCGCAAGCCGGATTGGATGGTGGTGCGGATCCTGCGCGGCAAATGCCTGCTGAGCCTCGGTCGGCGCGCCGAAGCGCGTGCCGAGCTCGAAGCGGCGCTGCGGCTCGCGGTCGAACAGCAGCACGAGGAGCCGGAACGCGAGCTGCGCGCGCTGCTGGCAGATCTCGCGGACTAA
- a CDS encoding ATP-dependent DNA helicase, producing the protein MIGLRDDTDSALPPPAASRAPELVARVFAEGGWLQDALQLEHRPEQEQMGRAVAAAFRDDAPLLFEAGTGVGKSLAYLVPGILHAIDQSRQLIVSTHTISLQEQLETKDLPICRRLFRSNPALARYADFKATVLVGKSNYLCTTRLAHALADRATLFADAEYDELQRIAAWAGKTETGLRHELRPPPRPEVWDVVNADSSSCSRKHCDCEKCFYQRARARLRAANVIVVNHALLFALINAGGAQAHGATTDARGVLFPDDFVVLDEAHTVPDVATENFGLSLSSYGVERALKYLYNPRTQRGLLRKRGGAEAQQLVLDALDASRQFFDFIANSLLTPRPVVRVREPEAAEPLLDGPLTALHRLLGKLADKLDEGRERDELLEQKLRIKSLQAGVTEWLTLGDPGHVYWAERSGRKQTIVTLRSAPIDVAPELRQHLFGCNTSVVCTSATLAMGGEIAPFAARIGADDARAVAVKSPFDFEHHMRVYVATDVPLPSPQEARLALDALTDYIRFCTERVRGGSLVLFTSYADMRAIATTLEPVYRAAGRPFMMQGAELSRTELAQQMRHLGNAVLFGTDSFWTGVDVPGDALAQVIITRLPFDPPTHPITEARCDHIRDRGGNPFNELTLPDALIKFRQGVGRLIRTATDRGLITILDSRVLAKSYGRLFVECLPNPNFMRLSRRDREERFLPFASPPAR; encoded by the coding sequence ATGATTGGCCTGCGCGACGATACCGACTCGGCCCTGCCGCCGCCCGCCGCGAGCCGGGCGCCCGAGCTGGTGGCGCGCGTCTTCGCGGAAGGAGGCTGGCTGCAAGACGCGCTGCAGCTCGAGCATCGGCCGGAGCAGGAGCAAATGGGGCGCGCCGTGGCGGCGGCATTTCGCGACGACGCGCCGCTGTTGTTCGAAGCCGGCACCGGGGTGGGCAAATCGCTGGCCTATCTCGTGCCGGGCATCCTCCACGCGATCGACCAATCCCGCCAGCTGATCGTCTCCACGCATACGATCTCGCTGCAGGAGCAACTGGAGACGAAGGACCTCCCGATCTGTCGGCGGCTGTTCCGCTCGAATCCCGCGCTCGCCCGCTACGCCGATTTCAAGGCCACGGTGCTGGTCGGAAAATCCAATTATCTTTGCACCACGCGGCTCGCGCACGCGCTCGCCGATCGCGCGACGCTGTTCGCCGATGCCGAGTACGACGAGCTCCAGCGGATCGCGGCCTGGGCCGGCAAGACCGAGACCGGACTCCGTCACGAGTTGCGGCCGCCGCCGCGACCCGAGGTGTGGGACGTGGTGAACGCCGACTCGTCCTCGTGTTCGCGCAAGCACTGCGACTGCGAGAAATGCTTTTATCAGCGCGCGCGGGCCCGGCTGCGCGCGGCGAACGTCATCGTGGTCAATCACGCGCTGCTCTTCGCGCTGATCAACGCCGGCGGCGCACAGGCCCACGGCGCAACCACCGATGCGCGCGGCGTACTGTTCCCCGACGATTTCGTCGTGCTCGACGAAGCGCACACCGTGCCCGACGTCGCCACGGAAAACTTCGGCCTCTCGCTTTCGAGCTACGGCGTGGAGCGAGCACTCAAGTACCTCTACAATCCCCGCACGCAGCGCGGGCTGTTGCGCAAACGCGGCGGCGCGGAGGCGCAACAGCTGGTGCTCGACGCACTCGACGCCTCCCGGCAGTTCTTCGATTTCATCGCGAACTCGCTGCTCACGCCCCGTCCGGTGGTCCGCGTGCGCGAACCCGAGGCCGCGGAGCCGCTGCTCGACGGCCCGCTGACCGCGCTGCACCGGCTGCTCGGCAAGCTCGCCGACAAGCTCGACGAGGGCCGCGAGCGCGACGAGCTCCTCGAGCAAAAGCTGCGCATCAAATCGCTTCAGGCCGGCGTCACCGAGTGGCTGACGCTCGGCGATCCCGGCCACGTGTACTGGGCGGAGCGCTCGGGTCGGAAGCAGACGATCGTGACGCTGCGCAGCGCGCCGATCGACGTCGCGCCCGAGCTGCGGCAGCACTTGTTCGGCTGCAACACCAGCGTGGTCTGCACCAGCGCCACGCTCGCGATGGGCGGCGAGATCGCCCCGTTCGCCGCGCGGATCGGCGCCGACGACGCGCGCGCCGTCGCGGTGAAATCGCCGTTCGACTTCGAACACCACATGCGCGTGTACGTGGCCACCGACGTCCCGCTGCCGTCGCCGCAGGAGGCACGGCTCGCGCTGGATGCGCTGACCGACTACATCCGCTTCTGCACGGAGCGCGTCCGCGGCGGATCGCTCGTGCTGTTCACCAGCTATGCGGACATGCGGGCGATCGCCACGACCCTCGAGCCGGTCTATCGCGCGGCCGGGCGGCCGTTCATGATGCAAGGGGCGGAGCTCTCGCGCACCGAACTCGCCCAACAGATGCGGCACCTCGGCAACGCGGTGCTGTTTGGCACCGACAGCTTTTGGACCGGCGTCGACGTGCCGGGCGACGCGCTCGCGCAAGTGATCATCACCCGGCTGCCCTTCGATCCGCCGACGCACCCGATCACCGAGGCGCGGTGCGACCACATCCGCGACCGCGGCGGGAATCCGTTCAACGAACTCACGCTGCCCGACGCGTTGATCAAATTCCGCCAAGGCGTGGGCCGGCTGATCCGCACGGCCACCGATCGCGGACTGATCACGATCCTCGACTCGCGCGTGCTGGCGAAGAGTTACGGCCGGCTCTTCGTCGAGTGCCTGCCCAATCCAAATTTTATGCGTTTGAGCCGTCGCGATCGCGAGGAACGATTTCTGCCTTTCGCGAGTCCGCCGGCGCGCTAA
- a CDS encoding BamA/OMP85 family outer membrane protein — protein sequence MRNSRLWRVLCVALCAGLLPGLAPILAAERSQEPAKIEVNGLGWLRNREQRRALERLLGAERGATLDAGAIEDAEFLLMSALVEQGFLHPEIQARITTPEGRAETHPFDATLQSSLPRSVRATELNLDVKRGRRYRFDEVRFQGLHAVPDEAAREFFLGERVLIRGGAAQVYSPARLRRSVEGLQNELRRLGYADATVRTDDLRIDDQTGDVDVTVIVDEGARWEVRDVQTAGAADELTTLSLERFEQHPWTHYLEQDIAEAIRNHFYQRGYPDVRVQMRRDARPAAEGVKPVTVIATIAPGARVTIGHVRFEGLQKTVPAVVERRVRATPGEPLNPLALDQARFRLGRLGVFDRVDVRYEPSEGPVRDPVFRVQEGRELEASLLLGYGSYEQLRGGIELRQFNLFGRAHQSRLLLVQSMKSSRGEYSYTVPELFGESLDGTGRVFGLQRQETSFLRQEYGANFSVAAPVRWLGANATLGYTFQSLRNQDNNLATRTADEQQVTAASVELNLVRDRRDNPLRPRRGYRWFVQTETASHYLGGTVDYQRLEFGGSWHRPWGRGRWVHLGLNHGAITTFGSQNNDSDLPVNKRFFPGGDNSIRGFREGEAAPRGADGRFIGAKTYLLLNAEIEQALTAKWSLVVFGDALGMAVRLADYPFAEQLFAVGVGVRYQTLIGPLRMEYGRNLDPRPRDPGGTLLFSVGFPF from the coding sequence ATGAGAAATAGCCGGCTCTGGCGGGTGCTCTGCGTCGCGCTTTGCGCGGGGTTGTTGCCTGGATTGGCGCCGATCCTGGCCGCGGAACGGTCGCAGGAACCGGCGAAGATCGAGGTCAACGGCCTCGGCTGGCTGCGCAACCGCGAGCAGCGGCGCGCGCTCGAACGCCTGCTGGGGGCCGAACGAGGGGCGACGCTCGACGCGGGCGCGATCGAGGACGCCGAATTTCTGCTCATGTCCGCGCTGGTCGAACAGGGGTTCCTGCACCCCGAGATCCAGGCGCGCATCACCACTCCGGAGGGCAGGGCGGAAACGCACCCGTTCGACGCGACGCTGCAGTCCTCCCTGCCGCGATCGGTGCGCGCGACCGAATTGAACTTGGACGTGAAGCGCGGCCGCCGGTACCGGTTCGACGAGGTGCGCTTCCAAGGCCTGCACGCGGTGCCGGACGAAGCTGCGCGGGAGTTCTTCCTCGGAGAGCGCGTGCTCATCCGCGGCGGCGCGGCCCAGGTCTATTCGCCGGCGCGCTTGCGCCGCTCGGTCGAAGGGCTGCAAAACGAACTGCGGCGACTCGGCTATGCCGACGCCACCGTGCGCACCGACGACCTGCGCATCGATGACCAAACGGGCGACGTCGACGTGACGGTGATCGTGGACGAAGGCGCGCGGTGGGAAGTACGCGACGTGCAGACCGCCGGCGCGGCCGACGAGTTGACAACGCTGTCGCTGGAGCGGTTCGAGCAGCACCCGTGGACGCACTACCTCGAGCAGGATATCGCCGAGGCGATTCGGAATCATTTCTACCAACGCGGTTATCCTGACGTGCGCGTCCAAATGCGCCGCGACGCGCGGCCGGCCGCGGAGGGCGTGAAGCCGGTGACGGTGATCGCGACGATCGCACCCGGCGCGCGCGTCACGATCGGACACGTGCGTTTCGAAGGCCTGCAAAAAACGGTGCCGGCCGTCGTGGAGCGCCGCGTGCGGGCGACGCCCGGCGAACCGCTCAACCCGCTGGCGCTCGATCAGGCGCGGTTCCGGTTGGGGCGGCTCGGCGTCTTCGACCGCGTGGACGTGCGGTATGAGCCGAGTGAGGGTCCGGTGCGCGATCCGGTTTTCCGCGTGCAGGAGGGACGCGAGCTCGAGGCGAGTCTGCTCCTCGGCTACGGCAGCTACGAACAACTGCGCGGCGGGATCGAGTTGCGGCAGTTCAACCTGTTCGGCCGCGCGCACCAGAGCCGGTTGCTGCTGGTGCAGTCGATGAAGAGCAGCCGCGGCGAGTACAGCTACACCGTGCCCGAGCTGTTCGGCGAATCGCTCGACGGCACCGGCCGCGTGTTCGGACTTCAGCGGCAGGAGACCTCGTTTCTGCGGCAGGAATACGGCGCGAACTTTTCCGTCGCGGCACCGGTGCGCTGGCTGGGCGCCAACGCGACGCTCGGCTACACGTTCCAATCGCTGCGTAATCAGGACAACAACCTGGCCACGCGCACGGCGGACGAGCAGCAGGTGACGGCGGCGAGCGTGGAACTCAATCTGGTGCGCGACCGGCGCGACAATCCGTTGCGACCGCGGCGCGGGTATCGCTGGTTTGTGCAAACGGAAACAGCGAGCCACTATCTCGGCGGCACGGTGGATTACCAGCGGCTGGAGTTCGGCGGATCGTGGCACCGTCCGTGGGGCCGCGGCCGCTGGGTGCACCTGGGGCTGAATCACGGCGCCATCACGACGTTCGGGTCGCAGAACAACGATTCGGACCTGCCGGTGAACAAGCGGTTCTTTCCCGGCGGCGACAACAGCATCCGCGGCTTTCGCGAAGGCGAGGCGGCTCCGCGCGGCGCGGACGGGCGGTTCATCGGCGCCAAAACCTATCTGTTGCTGAATGCGGAGATCGAGCAGGCACTGACGGCCAAATGGTCGTTGGTGGTTTTTGGCGACGCGCTCGGGATGGCCGTTCGGCTGGCCGACTATCCGTTCGCCGAACAGCTCTTCGCCGTCGGCGTGGGCGTCCGCTACCAGACGCTCATCGGCCCGTTGCGGATGGAGTATGGCCGCAACCTCGATCCCCGGCCGCGCGATCCCGGCGGCACGCTGCTGTTCTCGGTCGGGTTCCCGTTCTAG